From Rhododendron vialii isolate Sample 1 chromosome 10a, ASM3025357v1, the proteins below share one genomic window:
- the LOC131303973 gene encoding lysine histidine transporter 1-like isoform X2, translating to MATEAPTDDNYASKYESNKEAGVTSESSDTASSPERVRNFDTRTEKEKVIDEWLPITSSRNAKWWYAAFHNVTAMVGAGVLSLPSAMADLGWGAGVTILILSWVISLYTLWQMVEMHEMVPGKRFNRYHELGQHAFGEKLGLYVVVPQQLICEVGVDIVYMVTGGKSLKKFHDLVCTDCKDIKLTFFIMIFASAHFVLSHLPSFNSISGLSLAAAIMSFSYSTIAWTASVHKGVQKGAKYGNPNTTTPGKVFGFFNALGDVAFAYAGHNVVLEIQATIPSTPEKPSKVPMWRGVMVGYIVVAFCYFPVAIFGFWMFGNQVEDDILLSLEKPTWLIAMANLFVVVHVLGSYQIFAMPVFDMIETLLVKKLHFKPSWMLRFVSRNIYVAFTMFIGMTFPFFGALLGFVGGFAFAPTTFFLPCIMWLAIYKPKRFGLSWFANWICIILGLLLMIFSSIGGLREIIQDAKAYTFYS from the exons ATGGCAACTGAAGCTCCAACTGATGATAACTATGCTTCCAAATAc GAATCAAACAAAGAGGCGGGAGTCACCTCAGAAAGTTCGGATACAGCCAGTTCGCCCGAAAGAGTGCGTAATTTTGACACGCGGACTGAGAAGGAGAAGGTGATTGACGAATGGCTTCCGATCACCTCTTCAAGGAATGCAAAGTGGTGGTACGCAGCTTTCCACAATGTCACTGCCATGGTTGGAGCTGGAGTCCTCAGTCTCCCTTCTGCAATGGCAGATCTAGGATG GGGAGCTGGGGTGACCATACTAATACTATCATGGGTTATTTCTTTGTACACACTGTGGCAAATGGTTGAGATGCATGAGATGGTACCTGGAAAACGTTTCAACAGATACCATGAGCTGGGGCAGCACGCGTTTGGTGAGAAGCTCGGTCTCTATGTTGTGGTGCCCCAACAGCTCATTTGCGAGGTGGGAGTGGACATCGTCTATATGGTCACCGGAGGGAAGTCGTTAAAGAAATTCCACGATTTGGTGTGCACAGATTGCAAAGATATCAAGCTAACCTTCTTCATCATGATCTTTGCCTCGGCCCATTTCGTGCTATCTCATCTTCCCAGCTTCAACTCCATCTCTGGTTTGTCTTTAGCAGCTGCAATAATGTCCTTCAG CTACTCTACCATTGCTTGGACTGCTTCTGTTCACAAGGGGGTGCAAAAGGGTGCGAAATATGGCAACCCTAATACGACCACACCGGGAAAGGTCTTTGGTTTCTTCAATGCCTTGGGTGATGTTGCTTTTGCCTATGCTGGGCACAATGTCGTCTTAGAGATTCAAGCAACAATCCCTTCTACCCCTGAGAAGCCATCCAAGGTCCCCATGTGGAGGGGAGTCATGGTTGGCTATATAGTTGTGGCCTTCTGCTACTTCCCTGTCGCTATATTCGGTTTTTGGATGTTTGGGAATCAAGTTGAAGACGACATCCTCCTCTCATTAGAGAAACCCACATGGCTCATTGCAATGGCTAACTTGTTTGTCGTTGTTCACGTTCTCGGAAGCTATCAG ATCTTTGCAATGCCGGTGTTTGACATGATAGAAACTCTTCTCGTAAAGAAATTGCACTTCAAACCGAGTTGGATGCTTCGCTTTGTTTCACGAAATATATACGTGG CTTTCACAATGTTCATTGGCATGACCTTCCCTTTCTTTGGTGCTCTTCTTGGTTTCGTCGGAGGGTTTGCGTTTGCACCAACAACATTCTTC TTGCCTTGCATCATGTGGCTTGCCATCTATAAACCGAAGAGGTTTGGTTTGTCTTGGTTTGCTAACTGG ATCTGCATTATCCTGGGTCTTCTTTTGATGATTTTCTCATCCATTGGAGGGCTGAGGGAAATTATACAAGATGCCAAGGCATATACATTCTACTCTTAA
- the LOC131304399 gene encoding PWWP domain-containing protein 3-like — translation METDTTKTLADENGGNPGEKPKENLGNEFRLGEDGEQTGEGGRNLEGNGDGNENEEDGEEEGDGGEEHEYFVGDLVWGKIRGYPWWPGQIYHPSDASERATMYNQRERLLVAYFDGSFSWCRRSQLKPFAEDFEEMSKQSDSKSFLNALQKAVEGIGRLVESKMSCSCVSSENRFGLDRPWAENAGIRQGVLVPEGGPRRISIPRHGPARVIATVKYIAEVGCTTGMLELTMLKSFLSAFYRAKGGHKLAVYQEPLQIEELEDKNRNWESDVFDFSSSGEEVKGGRVPLLQKCYRRKKKSVANGKRKRKRSHFAPPLGRKRGRKEEAELSGSPKSSENEVLSAKHGSGGGEEAEAKQDNVSSIENGDKIAEEGTENVCVARERKQSKYLSPPSTSLKWVLRSSRSKRELEAESVKIAESLGERMIRVADQLIGSPPIAKCGETFQEKLPNEFDNPRSPHPPGDWKKIINSMEINASTKEVVFEQRSAAQNPVYFRVKDSVDRVGRFISAFRSALFLNGSNYKMYHCKCRSGGKRKSSGVDKASPGLLPIKQNLEMMTQMLEKADGNMLPEMKSDLESEMKSLLEKNQAAATAPPGPASASQPPPAAPAPASQPPRAALYKGIWRGRKVCTVGGSKPSWSQY, via the exons ATGGAAACTGATACAACGAAAACCCTAGCTGATGAAAATGGGGGGAACCCAGGTGAGAAACCTAAGGAAAATCTAGGTAACGAGTTCAGATTAGGTGAAGATGGGGAGCAAACAGGGGAGGGGGGGAGAAACCTCGAAGGGAATGGCGATGGAAACGAGAACGAGGAGGATGGAGAAGAGGAAGGGGATGGTGGTGAAGAACACGAATATTTTGTGGGTGACTTGGTGTGGGGAAAAATCAGGGGTTACCCTTGGTGGCCCGGACAGATTTACCATCCTTCAGATGCGTCGGAGCGTGCGACGATGTATAATCAGCGGGAGCGGCTGCTAGTTGCGTACTTTGACGGGTCGTTCTCGTGGTGCCGCCGGTCACAGTTGAAGCCTTTTGCCGAGGATTTCGAGGAAATGTCGAAGCAAAGTGATTCCAAGAGCTTCTTGAATGCTTTACAGAAGGCTGTGGAGGGGATTGGTAGGCTCGTGGAATCGAAAATGAGTTGCTCTTGCGTATCCAGTGAGAATCGGTTTGGGCTGGATAGACCATGGGCAGAGAATGCTGGAATCAGGCAAGGTGTTCTTGTGCCTGAGGGCGGTCCACGTAGAATCTCAATTCCTCGGCATGGACCAGCAAGAGTAATTGCAACTGTTAAGTATATTGCTGAAGTTGGTTGTACTACCGGTATGCTTGAGCTCACAATGTTAAAGAGTTTCTTGTCGGCATTTTATCGAGCAAAAGGAGGGCACAAACTAGCTGTGTACCAAGAACCCCTGCAGATTGAAGAACTAGAAGACAAGAATAGGAATTGGGAATCGGATGTGTTTGATTTCAGCAGTTCAGGGGAAGAAGTTAAAGGAGGTCGAGTGCCGTTGTTGCAGAAGTGCTacagaaggaagaagaaaagtgtGGCTAACGGTAAGAGAAAAAGGAAGCGCAGCCACTTCGCACCTCCATTAGGAAGGAAGAGGGGAAGAAAGGAGGAGGCCGAGCTTTCAGGGTCTCCTAAATCTTCAGAGAACGAAGTATTGAGTGCTAAACATGGCAGTGGTGGGGGTGAAGAAGCAGAAGCTAAGCAGGACAACGTATCTAGCATTGAGAATGGTGATAAAATTGCCGAAGAAGGAACTGAGAATGTGTGTGTAGCGAGGGAAAGGAAGCAGAGCAAATATTTATCCCCTCCCTCCACAAGTCTGAAGTGGGTGTTGAGAAGCTCGAGGTCTAAGAGGGAGTTGGAAGCAGAATCCGTGAAAATTGCTGAATCATTAGGGGAGCGGATGATCAGGGTTGCTGACCAACTCATTGGATCACCTCCCATTGCAAAGTGTGGTGAAACATTTCAGGAAAAACTCCCTAATGAATTTGATAACCCAAGAAGTCCTCATCCACCAGGAGATTGGAAGAAGATAATCAACTCTATGGAAATCAACGCCTCTACAAAGGAAGTAGTATTTGAACAACGATCTGCAGCCCAGAATCCGGTATATTTCAGGGTGAAGGATTCGGTTGATAGGGTCGGGAGATTCATCTCTGCATTCAGAAGTGCACTGTTCTTAAATGGTTCCAACTACAAAATGTACCACTGCAAATGTCGATCAGGTGGAAAGAGGAAGTCTTCTGGCGTTGATAAAGCGTCCCCCGGACTTCTCCCTATAAAGCAGAATCTAGAGATGATGACACAAATGCTGGAAAAGGCTGATGGGAACATGTTGCCTGAGATGAAGTCGGATTTAGAGAGTGAGATGAAAAGCCTATTGGAGAAG AACCAAGCAGCAGCAACAGCTCCACCAGGTCCAGCTTCAGCTTCACAACCACCACCAGCAGCTCCAGCTCCAGCTTCACAACCACCACGAGCTGCACTATATAAGGGCATCTGGAGGGGCCGTAAAGTGTGCACAGTGGGAGGATCAAAGCCAAGTTGGTCCCAATACTGA
- the LOC131304232 gene encoding TLC domain-containing protein At5g14285, translating to MLSPLAITFQRLHGLGCPSNFPKTLWSRGCPFFLNDPTTPILSLLSLSLSLSLSHDLYLHGSLVHTLCLVISSTLSNSESQYISNALQFNLVFLKKMETLTLAPFPNLPIFFTQFLIIYLIAHFIVFKKWPPKFRPEAASCLISLAHGTPAAFLASRAILSHPNPSFSSINTDSQNTVLDYSIAYFLMDLVHYLVFYPSDMLFIGHHLATLFVFATCRYVVHHGAFAILVLLVLAEVTSLCQNTWTLARARRDDSEFAARVCEFLSPPFYAFYSVVRGLAGPVFMYKMIVFYLSGAGDDVIPRWIWVSWVVVVVMAISVSILWISNLWIELYRERSGKFEKKTR from the coding sequence ATGTTGTCACCATTGGCCATAACTTTCCAAAGGCTTCATGGCCTGGGGTGCCCTTCAAATTTTCCGAAGACTTTATGGTCTCGTGGGTGTCCCTTTTTCTTGAATGACCCAACCAcaccaattctctctctcttatctctctctctctctctctctctctctcatgatttATACCTTCACGGCTCTCTCGTGCACACACTCTGTCTCGTCATCTCTTCCACTCTCTCGAATTCTGAATCTCAATACATTTCTAACGCCCTCCAATTCAATCTGGTGTTtctgaaaaaaatggaaaccctaaccctagctcCATTTCCAAACCTCCCCATCTTCTTCACCCAGTTCCTAATCATCTACCTCATCGCCCACTTCATCGTCTTCAAGAAATGGCCCCCCAAATTCCGCCCCGAAGCCGCCAGCTGCCTCATCTCCCTGGCCCACGGCACCCCCGCCGCCTTCCTCGCCTCCCGCGCCATTCTCTCCCACCCAAACCCTAGCTTCTCCTCGATCAACACCGATTCCCAGAACACCGTGCTCGATTACAGCATTGCGTACTTCCTGATGGACCTCGTCCACTACCTCGTCTTCTACCCGAGCGACATGCTCTTCATCGGCCACCACCTGGCCACCCTGTTCGTCTTCGCGACGTGCCGCTACGTCGTCCACCACGGGGCTTTCGCGATCCTCGTGCTTCTCGTTCTCGCCGAGGTCACCAGCCTCTGCCAGAACACGTGGACCCTGGCGAGGGCTAGGAGGGATGATTCGGAATTCGCGGCGAGAGTGTGTGAGTTCTTGTCCCCTCCGTTTTACGCTTTTTACTCTGTTGTTAGGGGTTTGGCCGGGCCGGTGTTTATGTATAAGATGATTGTGTTTTATTTGAGTGGGGCTGGTGATGATGTGATTCCTAGGTGGATTTGGGTATCTTGGGTAGTTGTGGTCGTAATGGCGATTTCTGTTAGTATATTGTGGATTTCGAATCTTTGGATCGAGTTGTATAGGGAAAGAAGTGGGAAATTTGAGAAGAAAACTAGGTAG
- the LOC131303973 gene encoding lysine histidine transporter 2-like isoform X1, protein MATQAPTDDNYSSKYESNKEAGVASKSSDAASSPERMRNFDTRTEKEKVIDEWLPITSSRNAKWWYAAFHNVTAMVGAGVLSLPSAMANLGWGPGVTILILSWVITLYTLWQMVEMHEMVSGKRFDRYHELGQHAFGEKLGLYVVVPQQLICEVGVDIVYMVTGGKSLKKFHDLVCTDCKDIKLTFFIMIFASAHFVLSHLPNFNSISGLSLAAAVMSLSYSTIAWTASVHKGVQKDVKYGKPNMTTPGKVFGFFNALGDVAFAYAGHNVVLEIQATIPSTPERPSKVPMWRGVLVAYIVVALCYFPVAIIGFWIFGNQVQDNILISLEKPTWLIAMANLFVVVHVIGSYQIYAMPVFDMIETLLVKKLRFKPSWMLRFASRNIYVAFTMFIAITFPFFGALLGFFGGFAFAPTTFFLPCIMWLAIYKPRRFGLSWFANWICIILGLLLMIFSSIGGLREIIKDASTYKFYS, encoded by the exons ATGGCAACTCAAGCTCCAACGGATGATAACTATAGTTCCAAATAc GAATCAAACAAAGAGGCAGGAGTCGCCTCAAAAAGTTCGGATGCAGCCAGTTCGCCCGAAAGAATGCGTAATTTTGACACGCGGACTGAGAAGGAGAAGGTGATCGACGAATGGCTTCCGATCACATCTTCAAGGAATGCAAAGTGGTGGTACGCAGCTTTCCACAATGTCACTGCCATGGTTGGAGCTGGAGTCCTCAGTCTCCCTTCTGCAATGGCAAATCTAGGATG GGGACCTGGTGTGACCATACTAATACTATCATGGGTTATTACTTTGTACACACTGTGGCAAATGGTTGAGATGCATGAGATGGTATCTGGAAAACGTTTCGACAGATACCATGAGCTGGGGCAGCACGCGTTTGGTGAGAAGCTCGGTCTCTATGTTGTGGTGCCCCAACAGCTCATTTGCGAGGTGGGAGTGGACATAGTCTATATGGTCACCGGAGGGAAGTCGTTAAAGAAATTCCACGATTTGGTGTGCACTGATTGCAAAGATATCAAGCTTACCTTCTTCATCATGATATTTGCCTCAGCCCATTTCGTGCTCTCCCATCTTCCCAACTTCAACTCCATCTCTGGTTTGTCTTTGGCCGCTGCAGTTATGTCCTTGAG TTACTCTACAATTGCTTGGACTGCTTCTGTTCACAAGGGGGTGCAGAAGGATGTGAAATATGGCAAACCTAATATGACCACGCCGGGAAAGGTGTTCGGTTTCTTTAACGCCTTGGGCGATGTTGCTTTTGCCTATGCTGGGCACAATGTGGTCTTAGAGATTCAAGCCACAATCCCTTCTACCCCTGAGAGGCCATCCAAGGTCCCTATGTGGAGGGGAGTCCTCGTTGCCTACATAGTTGTGGCCTTGTGCTACTTCCCTGTCGCTATAATCGGGTTCTGGATATTTGGGAACCAAGTCCAAGACAATATCCTCATCTCATTGGAGAAACCCACTTGGCTCATTGCAATGGCTAACTTGTTTGTCGTTGTTCACGTAATAGGAAGCTATCAG ATCTACGCAATGCCAGTGTTTGACATGATAGAAACTCTTCTGGTAAAGAAATTGCGCTTCAAGCCCAGTTGGATGCTTCGCTTTGCTTCACGAAATATATACGTGG CTTTCACAATGTTTATCGCGATAACCTTCCCTTTCTTTGGTGCTCTTCTTGGTTTCTTCGGAGGTTTTGCATTTGCACCAACAACATTCTTC TTGCCTTGCATCATGTGGCTTGCCATCTATAAACCGAGGAGGTTTGGTTTGTCTTGGTTTGCTAACTGG ATCTGCATTATCCTGGGTCTTCTTTTGATGATTTTCTCGTCCATTGGAGGGCTGAGGGAAATTATAAAAGATGCATCGACATATAAATTCTACTCTTGA
- the LOC131303975 gene encoding lysine histidine transporter 1-like: MRNFDTRTEKEKAINEWLPITSSKNAKWWYAAFHNVTAMVGAGVLSLPSTMADLGWGAGVTILILSWVITLYTLWQMVEMHEMVPGKRFDRYHELGQHAFGEKLGLYIVVPQQLICEVGVDIVYMVTGGKSLQKFHNLVCPDCKDIKLTFFIMIFASAHFVLSHLPNFNSISGLSLAAAVMSLSYSTIAWTASAHKGVQKGVKYGNPNTTTPGKVFGFFNALGDVAFAYAGHNVVLEIQATIPSTHEKPSKVPMWRGVMVAYIVVAFCYFPVAIFGFWMFGNQVEDNILLSLEKPTWLLAMANLFVVVHVLGSYQDQIYAMPVFDMIETLLVKKLHFKPSWMLRFVSQNIYVAFTMFIGMTFPFFGALLGFFGGLAFAPTTFFLPCIMWLVIYKPKRFGLSWFANWICIILGLLLMIFSCIGGLREIIQDVKTYKFYS; this comes from the exons ATGCGTAATTTTGACACACGGACTGAGAAGGAGAAGGCGATCAACGAATGGCTTCCGATCACCTCTTCAAAGAATGCAAAGTGGTGGTACGCAGCTTTCCACAATGTCACTGCCATGGTTGGAGCTGGAGTCCTCAGTCTCCCTTCTACAATGGCAGATCTAGGATG GGGAGCTGGTGTGACCATACTGATACTATCATGGGTTATTACTTTGTACACACTGTGGCAAATGGTTGAGATGCATGAGATGGTACCTGGAAAACGTTTCGACAGATACCACGAGCTGGGGCAGCACGCGTTTGGTGAGAAGCTCGGTCTCTATATTGTCGTGCCCCAACAACTCATTTGCGAGGTGGGAGTGGACATTGTCTATATGGTGACTGGTGGGAAGTCACTGCAGAAATTCCACAATTTGGTGTGCCCAGATTGCAAAGATATCAAGCTTACCTTCTTCATCATGATCTTTGCCTCAGCCCATTTCGTGCTATCCCATCTTCCCAACTTCAACTCCATCTCTGGTTTGTCTTTAGCAGCTGCAGTTATGTCCTTGAG CTACTCTACCATTGCCTGGACTGCTTCTGCTCACAAGGGGGTGCAAAAGGGTGTGAAATATGGCAACCCTAATACAACCACGCCGGGAAAGGTGTTCGGTTTCTTCAATGCCTTGGGTGATGTTGCTTTTGCCTATGCTGGGCACAATGTGGTCTTAGAGATTCAAGCAACAATCCCTTCTACCCATGAGAAGCCATCCAAGGTACCCATGTGGAGGGGAGTCATGGTTGCCTATATAGTTGTGGCCTTCTGCTACTTCCCTGTTGCTATATTCGGTTTTTGGATGTTTGGGAACCAAGTCGAAGACAACATCCTCCTCTCATTAGAGAAACCCACTTGGCTCCTTGCAATGGCTAACTTGTTTGTCGTTGTTCACGTTCTCGGAAGCTATCAGGATCAA ATCTACGCAATGCCGGTGTTTGACATGATAGAAACTCTTCTAGTAAAGAAATTGCACTTCAAGCCGAGTTGGATGCTTCGCTTTGTTTCACAAAATATATACGTGG CTTTCACAATGTTCATTGGCATGACCTTCCCTTTCTTTGGTGCTCTTCTTGGTTTCTTCGGAGGGCTTGCATTTGCACCAACAACATTCTTT TTGCCTTGCATCATGTGGCTTGTCATCTATAAACCGAAGAGGTTTGGTTTGTCTTGGTTTGCTAACTGG ATCTGCATTATCCTGGGTCTTCTTTTGATGATTTTCTCATGCATTGGAGGGCTGAGGGAAATTATACAAGATGTCAAGACATATAAATTCTACTCTTAA